In Fibrobacterota bacterium, the genomic stretch TATCCTCTCCCGGGGAATTCGAATGCCTGCTTGAAATTTGGAACCATTCCGACTGTTCGCGGATGAATACCGCTCTTCACTGCGCATTTTCTTTGGCTTCGGCTGTCACGCAAGCGCCCTCTCAGACCTGGCTTTGCGCCCGCCCCTGCCGCTCCCCCGGCGACGCCAGCCACGGCAGCGGCGGCGCCTTCACGCCCGCGTATTTCTTGCGGTAGGCGCTGGGCGACATGGCCATCTGGGCCTTGAATTGGCGATTGAAGTGCGACAGATCGTAAAAGCCGTTATTGAGGGCGATGTCCGAGATGCGCTCGCTGCCTTCGGCCAAGGCCTGGCAGGCCGCGTGGATGCGGACCATGGTGATGTACTTGAGCGGGGAGATCTTGAAAAGCGATTTGAAGCGCCGTTCGAATTGGCTGATGGAAAGGCAAACGATGGAGGCCAGCTTGGCCATGTCGATGGATTCGGGATAATGCTGCATCACGTATTCGAAGACTTCGCCCATCTCGGTGAAATGGCGCGAGCCCGATTCCATCTTCTTGATGTCGCGCGTGATGCCCGCCAGCCCGATGATAGTGCCGTCCTCGTGCCGTACCGGGATCTTGGTGGTGGAGTACCAGTCCGTCGCCTTGCCGGTATGGATCACCAGCTCGATGATGTTCACCAACGAATCGCCGTTCTGCATGACCTGATGATCGTCGCGCAGGTATTTTTCGGCCAGGTGGCGCGGGAACACGTCCAAATCGGTAAGCCCCACCACGTCTTCCGGCTTCTTGAAACCGCACTTCTCGGCGAAGATGCGGTTGGCCATGGTGAAGCGGCCGTTCAGATCCTTCGCGAACAGGAAAACGTCCGCCAAATGCTCGAAGAGCTCGAGCAAGGCTGATTTTACCCCGGGCTCGTCGGAGTTCCAGGCCCCCGCTTGCTTCAATTTCCCTCCCGGCTTACCGACACGCCATCGAACAAATACCGCCCAGGCGCAGTCCGCGCAAGATATAAACATAGGCCGGCTTTG encodes the following:
- a CDS encoding AraC family transcriptional regulator, which translates into the protein MKQAGAWNSDEPGVKSALLELFEHLADVFLFAKDLNGRFTMANRIFAEKCGFKKPEDVVGLTDLDVFPRHLAEKYLRDDHQVMQNGDSLVNIIELVIHTGKATDWYSTTKIPVRHEDGTIIGLAGITRDIKKMESGSRHFTEMGEVFEYVMQHYPESIDMAKLASIVCLSISQFERRFKSLFKISPLKYITMVRIHAACQALAEGSERISDIALNNGFYDLSHFNRQFKAQMAMSPSAYRKKYAGVKAPPLPWLASPGERQGRAQSQV